In Fructilactobacillus cliffordii, a single genomic region encodes these proteins:
- a CDS encoding MBL fold metallo-hydrolase, translating into MKLTVLGYYGGYPYQNTGTSGYLLQANGFNLLLDCGSGVLMELEDVLDPLRLDAVLLSHYHADHVADVGVLQYYWQLHSERYQHELLPIYGHVFDQAAFDGLDWPAATEKRAYDPETVNQIEPFEIKFLRTEHPVPAFAMRIKERDTGKVLVYTADSKIFPALTKFAHDADQLIADTNFFANQPGKIWHMTTTQVGEMALKAHVHSLLISHLPQTADRNRLLQETTVASHNQLPVQLPHTGMVINI; encoded by the coding sequence ATGAAATTAACTGTTTTAGGTTATTATGGTGGTTATCCTTATCAAAATACGGGAACCAGCGGATACTTGTTACAAGCAAATGGTTTTAATTTGCTCTTAGATTGTGGCAGTGGGGTATTAATGGAGCTAGAGGACGTTTTAGATCCTTTACGCTTAGATGCGGTCTTATTATCGCACTACCATGCTGATCACGTGGCCGACGTTGGAGTTTTACAATACTACTGGCAATTACACTCGGAACGGTATCAACATGAACTACTACCCATTTATGGTCATGTTTTCGATCAAGCAGCGTTTGACGGCTTAGATTGGCCCGCGGCAACGGAAAAGCGGGCCTATGATCCTGAAACGGTTAACCAGATTGAACCCTTTGAAATTAAGTTCTTACGGACGGAACATCCAGTGCCAGCATTTGCAATGAGAATCAAAGAACGTGACACCGGAAAAGTTTTGGTTTATACTGCTGATTCAAAGATTTTTCCCGCACTGACAAAATTTGCTCATGATGCAGACCAGTTGATTGCTGACACCAATTTCTTTGCTAATCAACCGGGGAAAATCTGGCATATGACTACTACTCAGGTTGGGGAAATGGCTCTAAAAGCACACGTGCACTCATTGCTAATTAGTCATTTGCCTCAAACGGCAGACCGTAACCGGTTATTACAAGAAACTACGGTGGCCAGTCACAACCAGCTTCCGGTGCAACTTCCGCACACGGGAATGGTAATTAATATTTAG
- a CDS encoding adaptor protein MecA: protein MKFEKTNENTIKVWVTNKDLQERHVNLLDLMENQDDVEQFFYQILEEVDVDHEFQNNDLVSFQVLPAHDGFEMIISKDDRLVSQLTEANVNFASEESKEKFTKMKQKQQSSDVFDADHLTRVVPIRFASFEELLSGIQAAQRQLRIHGVKLATALYKREDQYYLVLRYQLLPDNVDPTWDEIKTQLDAIDDQLSLFYEFGELSPMRSEQLEQSAQPIIAQQAVKTLTHYFN from the coding sequence TTGAAATTTGAAAAAACAAATGAAAATACGATTAAAGTTTGGGTCACTAACAAGGACTTACAAGAGCGGCACGTTAATCTTTTAGATCTTATGGAAAATCAGGATGATGTCGAACAATTCTTCTACCAAATCCTCGAAGAGGTTGATGTTGATCACGAGTTTCAGAACAACGACCTGGTTTCCTTTCAAGTTTTACCCGCCCACGATGGGTTTGAAATGATCATCAGTAAGGATGACCGGTTGGTTTCTCAACTCACAGAAGCCAACGTGAACTTTGCTTCGGAAGAATCCAAAGAAAAATTTACAAAAATGAAGCAAAAACAACAGAGCAGCGATGTTTTTGATGCAGATCATTTAACCAGAGTGGTTCCGATTCGCTTTGCTAGCTTTGAAGAACTTCTAAGCGGGATTCAGGCTGCCCAACGGCAACTTCGGATTCACGGGGTTAAATTGGCAACAGCGTTATATAAGCGCGAAGACCAGTATTATCTAGTGCTGCGTTACCAATTGTTACCGGACAACGTGGATCCTACTTGGGATGAGATTAAAACTCAGTTAGACGCGATTGACGACCAGCTCAGTTTATTCTATGAATTTGGTGAGTTAAGTCCCATGCGCTCTGAGCAACTGGAACAATCAGCGCAACCTATCATTGCGCAACAGGCAGTTAAAACGTTGACCCATTACTTTAATTAA
- a CDS encoding competence protein CoiA: MTTEQKRIDACSAERGQDYHCPNCAATVLLRRGSFKVAHFAHRQNTGCHIGEPETQEHLAGKFFLWEQSQRYGTVQVEWYLDAIRQRPDVLVNHHLVLEFQCSPLSLTRFCERIQGYRSLELHSEWLLGRAYYLRRKTAASVLKFLAYRPTVGYYLLFLLEQPTRFVIRYQLRLVDQWLTFSEQSFSTGAALMQFLQHPQLTQPTVPSLRLFQEWVENQLQWKNPAVVKLQQTCYQKRHLLQGCPLICHVPRWVPPLQTAIWWLNWRIQILLELETNHSVNLTDLVQALESQLQFPLLDDLQQHVTVIVKQFANQLVRAGIVKQCHQQLYWQKNEHWFADGIQKKRAIRAKEKD, translated from the coding sequence ATGACGACTGAACAAAAACGAATCGATGCTTGCTCCGCTGAACGGGGGCAAGATTACCACTGTCCTAACTGTGCGGCAACGGTTCTTTTACGACGGGGTAGTTTTAAAGTGGCTCATTTTGCCCACCGTCAAAATACGGGTTGCCATATCGGTGAACCTGAGACGCAGGAGCATCTAGCAGGGAAATTCTTTTTATGGGAACAAAGTCAACGGTATGGAACCGTCCAGGTGGAATGGTATCTAGATGCGATTCGCCAACGACCAGATGTACTGGTGAACCACCACCTAGTGCTTGAATTTCAATGTAGTCCGCTTTCACTAACTCGGTTTTGCGAACGAATCCAAGGCTACCGAAGCCTAGAGCTTCACTCCGAATGGCTATTAGGGCGCGCGTATTACTTGCGGCGTAAAACCGCTGCCAGCGTGTTGAAGTTTTTGGCGTATCGGCCAACGGTGGGCTATTACTTGCTCTTTCTTTTAGAGCAGCCGACGCGGTTCGTAATCCGTTATCAGCTTCGCTTGGTGGATCAATGGTTGACCTTTTCGGAGCAATCGTTTAGCACCGGTGCGGCATTAATGCAGTTCTTGCAACACCCACAACTAACGCAGCCAACGGTGCCATCCTTGAGACTATTTCAAGAATGGGTAGAAAACCAGTTGCAATGGAAAAATCCAGCCGTGGTAAAACTGCAACAAACTTGTTATCAAAAGCGTCACTTATTACAAGGTTGTCCACTGATTTGTCATGTTCCTCGTTGGGTTCCACCGTTACAAACGGCAATCTGGTGGTTAAACTGGCGAATCCAAATATTGTTAGAACTGGAAACAAATCATTCAGTTAACTTAACTGATCTAGTGCAGGCGTTAGAAAGCCAGCTGCAGTTTCCCTTACTGGATGATTTACAACAACACGTAACTGTTATTGTTAAGCAATTTGCCAATCAGCTAGTACGGGCTGGGATAGTGAAACAGTGTCACCAGCAATTATACTGGCAGAAAAATGAGCACTGGTTTGCAGACGGAATCCAGAAAAAACGAGCCATTCGGGCTAAAGAAAAAGACTAG
- a CDS encoding DsbA family protein — protein MIEMYLFVEPTCSTCLTAEQAVTKVADNLTQKVRVKFIPYLQLGVINSAHHQLDYQITLDYKAALFQGCKKGREFLQHLQTEIITNQTTYSEALAEQMARTTNLDLEMFQEDRASNLPQSAFKSDQELIREMGVEDHDNLVIFNCASCANGLLIKDLGYQHLHTLCTEMEAKIQKESGTPNLRVL, from the coding sequence ATGATTGAAATGTACTTATTTGTAGAACCAACTTGTTCCACCTGTTTAACCGCGGAACAAGCCGTTACCAAAGTTGCCGATAACTTAACCCAAAAAGTGCGTGTAAAGTTCATTCCGTACCTTCAACTCGGAGTAATTAACAGCGCACACCATCAACTTGATTACCAAATTACATTAGACTACAAAGCCGCCCTCTTTCAAGGGTGCAAAAAAGGGCGAGAATTCTTGCAACATTTGCAAACAGAAATTATCACGAACCAAACTACTTATTCAGAAGCATTAGCCGAACAGATGGCTCGGACTACAAACCTAGATTTAGAGATGTTTCAAGAGGATCGTGCATCCAATCTCCCACAATCCGCCTTTAAATCCGACCAAGAATTGATCCGGGAAATGGGTGTGGAAGACCACGATAACCTCGTGATTTTCAACTGTGCGAGTTGTGCCAACGGCCTTTTGATTAAAGATTTAGGCTATCAACATTTACATACCCTATGCACCGAGATGGAAGCCAAGATTCAAAAAGAATCTGGTACACCCAACTTGCGGGTGCTGTAA
- a CDS encoding GTP pyrophosphokinase, producing MNENWGQLLFPYQQAAKEWKVKLRGMRKEFQVRGEHSPIEFVTSRIKSIPSIEEKMQRRHITADRLTEDMEDLCGLRIMCPFLDDVSDVVQLLRRRNDVEIVSERDYVNNEKESGYRSYHIVFRYPLQLLDGEREILVEIQVRTLAMNFWATLEHSLNYKHPGEFPEDVHKRLQAASETAFKLDEEMSQIHHELSTSEAQQNQANKGEK from the coding sequence GTGAATGAAAACTGGGGGCAACTCTTATTCCCCTATCAACAAGCCGCAAAAGAATGGAAAGTAAAACTACGCGGGATGCGCAAAGAATTTCAGGTTAGGGGAGAACACTCGCCCATTGAATTTGTGACGAGTCGGATTAAATCAATTCCGAGTATTGAAGAAAAAATGCAACGGCGCCACATTACCGCAGATCGATTGACAGAAGACATGGAAGACCTCTGCGGATTACGAATTATGTGTCCCTTTTTAGACGACGTCTCTGACGTAGTTCAATTGTTGCGGCGGCGTAACGACGTGGAAATTGTTTCCGAACGAGACTACGTTAATAATGAAAAGGAAAGTGGTTACCGCTCTTATCACATTGTGTTTCGCTATCCGTTGCAACTATTAGATGGAGAACGCGAGATTCTCGTGGAAATTCAGGTGCGGACGTTGGCCATGAATTTCTGGGCCACGCTGGAACATTCGTTAAACTATAAGCATCCCGGTGAATTTCCCGAAGACGTGCATAAGCGGCTGCAAGCTGCTTCTGAGACGGCTTTTAAGCTAGATGAGGAAATGTCGCAAATTCACCACGAGCTTTCCACCTCGGAAGCGCAACAAAACCAAGCGAATAAAGGAGAAAAATGA
- a CDS encoding NAD kinase, with product MRIAIFGNDNASSTTVATALAKLINQSNELQLDELNPEVVISVGGDGTLLSAFHHYKDLAEKIRFVGVHTGHLGFYTDWRDNEVEQLVSSLERDNGQSVSYPLLDIKVEYSDQGEPDYMLALNESTVKKLFGTMVGKVYIKDQLFENFRGDGLCISTPTGSTAYNKSVGGAIISPRFNAVQMAEMASINNRVFRTIGSPIIIPPSEELTIVPNVSLHNVLTCDQLMVKDRPIKAITYRISERRIYFAKYRHTHFWKRVGNSFIGDDMNE from the coding sequence ATGCGGATTGCCATTTTTGGAAACGATAACGCCTCCTCAACCACGGTGGCCACGGCGTTAGCCAAATTAATTAATCAATCAAACGAATTACAACTTGACGAATTAAACCCAGAAGTTGTGATTTCAGTTGGTGGCGATGGGACGCTGTTATCGGCGTTTCATCATTATAAGGATCTGGCCGAAAAAATTCGGTTTGTAGGAGTCCATACCGGTCATTTAGGGTTTTACACCGACTGGCGGGATAATGAGGTCGAACAACTAGTTTCCAGTCTCGAACGCGATAACGGGCAGAGTGTCAGTTACCCGTTATTAGACATCAAGGTTGAATATTCTGATCAGGGAGAACCGGACTACATGCTGGCCCTCAACGAATCAACCGTTAAAAAGTTATTCGGCACGATGGTGGGAAAAGTTTACATCAAAGATCAACTGTTTGAAAATTTTCGGGGTGATGGTTTGTGTATTTCGACGCCTACGGGTTCGACGGCTTACAATAAATCGGTCGGAGGCGCCATCATCTCACCACGCTTTAACGCCGTACAAATGGCCGAAATGGCTTCGATTAACAACCGGGTCTTTCGAACGATTGGCTCACCAATCATCATTCCGCCTTCAGAAGAACTGACGATTGTTCCCAACGTTTCGCTCCATAACGTGCTGACTTGTGATCAATTAATGGTAAAGGATCGTCCGATTAAAGCCATTACCTACCGCATTTCAGAACGACGGATTTACTTTGCAAAGTACCGACACACCCACTTTTGGAAGCGGGTCGGTAATTCATTTATTGGCGATGATATGAATGAGTAA
- a CDS encoding RluA family pseudouridine synthase: MSKFQWTNQQSSSLKLRTFLLEHGVTRSLLKRVKFHGGELQVNQKICYPHEIIHPGDVVTVSLPPEPQNPHLQVSERSISILFEDDNYLILNKPATVATVPSSLYPNHTLVNRVLGYYMRQGYANRMIHVVNRLDKGTSGPVIFAKNSLAHSLLDRKLQRHEVQKHYIALLDGQAVNDHATIILPIGRRTGSFLERAVVNDGKFAQTEFWLLDRTMRHSLVKIQLHTGRTHQIRVHFAALGLPLVGDWLYNPTNHELPHQALHCYRMSFFDALTQRTVTVTAPVPPYFSQLMQPKNDFPS; this comes from the coding sequence ATGAGTAAGTTTCAATGGACAAATCAGCAATCGAGTTCGCTTAAACTGCGGACTTTTTTGTTGGAACACGGGGTGACTCGTTCCCTGTTAAAACGGGTGAAGTTTCATGGAGGAGAATTACAGGTCAATCAAAAAATTTGCTATCCACATGAAATAATTCACCCGGGTGATGTGGTAACGGTTAGTTTGCCGCCCGAACCTCAGAATCCGCATTTGCAGGTTTCCGAGCGCTCGATTTCCATCTTATTTGAGGACGACAACTATTTAATCTTGAATAAACCGGCAACGGTAGCTACCGTGCCATCATCGCTTTATCCGAATCACACGCTAGTTAACCGAGTCCTTGGTTATTACATGCGTCAGGGGTATGCGAACCGGATGATTCACGTAGTCAATCGCTTGGACAAGGGCACTAGTGGTCCGGTGATTTTTGCTAAAAATAGTCTGGCGCACTCCCTGTTGGATCGGAAATTGCAACGGCACGAAGTCCAAAAACATTACATTGCCTTGTTAGACGGGCAGGCGGTGAATGACCACGCTACCATTATTCTGCCAATTGGACGACGAACGGGTTCCTTTTTAGAACGAGCCGTTGTCAATGACGGTAAATTTGCGCAGACCGAATTTTGGTTGCTCGATCGCACCATGCGGCATTCGTTAGTGAAAATTCAGCTGCATACGGGTCGAACCCACCAGATTCGGGTGCATTTTGCAGCGCTCGGGTTACCATTAGTGGGGGACTGGTTGTATAATCCCACTAATCACGAGCTTCCGCATCAAGCACTTCATTGCTACCGGATGTCCTTCTTTGATGCGTTAACTCAGCGAACCGTAACCGTTACAGCACCGGTGCCCCCTTACTTCTCGCAATTAATGCAGCCTAAAAACGACTTCCCTAGTTAG
- a CDS encoding copper homeostasis protein CutC: protein MHIEPLISTFHEVPTASEQAFLRVALANHYQTPSRGLIAATTTYLHEHHQSLDVWISADPNTSTWNDAEINLMEDDLFQCQELGVDGVIFGALTQDLQLDQEALEVFLGASAGMEAFFSPAFTKLPSSKWPSALQWLDDHQFQGIVAADHLAELREALVAFPNLQLVPITETTTAAQTVATTIDVPTVIAPLTE, encoded by the coding sequence ATGCACATTGAACCATTGATTTCAACCTTTCACGAGGTTCCCACGGCAAGTGAACAAGCCTTTTTACGAGTCGCCCTTGCCAATCATTACCAAACTCCCAGTCGCGGGTTAATTGCGGCAACCACCACCTATCTTCACGAACATCACCAGAGTTTAGACGTGTGGATTAGTGCGGATCCAAACACTAGCACCTGGAACGATGCGGAAATCAACCTAATGGAAGACGACCTCTTTCAGTGCCAGGAGCTGGGCGTGGACGGCGTTATTTTTGGTGCATTAACCCAGGATTTGCAATTAGACCAGGAAGCGCTGGAAGTCTTTTTAGGGGCATCAGCAGGAATGGAAGCCTTCTTCTCTCCGGCATTTACTAAATTACCCTCATCAAAATGGCCGTCCGCTTTACAGTGGCTCGACGACCACCAATTCCAGGGAATTGTTGCTGCCGATCATTTAGCAGAACTTCGAGAAGCCTTAGTCGCCTTTCCAAACCTGCAATTGGTACCAATTACAGAAACCACTACGGCTGCCCAAACGGTAGCCACCACGATCGACGTCCCGACCGTCATTGCTCCACTAACTGAATAA
- a CDS encoding tRNA (cytidine(34)-2'-O)-methyltransferase, giving the protein MTNHIVLFEPLMPANTGNIARTCAGTDTVLDLIKPLGFSVDDKHLKRAGLDYWNKVDIRYHDNLPAFLEKVTDPENMFLISKFGTKTYTDPDYHDVDQDYYFVFGKETTGLPERFEQQYARQALRIPQDDEHIRALNLSNTCAIVIYEALRQQSFVGLERVHTYEHDKLKEFKD; this is encoded by the coding sequence ATGACTAATCACATTGTTTTATTTGAACCCCTAATGCCGGCTAATACTGGAAATATTGCGCGGACCTGCGCAGGAACGGATACGGTTCTCGATCTGATTAAGCCCCTCGGCTTTTCGGTGGATGATAAACATCTCAAACGGGCTGGATTAGATTACTGGAACAAGGTGGACATTCGCTATCATGACAATCTACCAGCTTTTTTAGAAAAGGTTACGGATCCTGAAAACATGTTTTTAATCTCAAAGTTTGGGACCAAGACCTACACTGATCCGGATTATCATGATGTCGATCAGGATTATTACTTTGTGTTTGGCAAGGAAACAACGGGATTGCCCGAACGGTTTGAGCAACAATATGCACGTCAGGCGCTGCGGATTCCGCAAGATGATGAGCACATTCGAGCATTGAATTTGTCAAACACCTGTGCAATTGTGATTTACGAGGCATTACGGCAACAATCATTTGTTGGGTTAGAACGAGTGCATACGTATGAGCACGATAAGTTAAAAGAGTTTAAAGATTAG
- a CDS encoding DNA translocase FtsK, translated as MFKLGIVGIGVANLTRLGVGNLYPVALLITAVLSVLRFLELHLPRLSARSWLGLICVNLGVLMGASILQFNGLGLHVQLIQITWETVLGDLSTGRVTGDVGGGLLGAGLLLVFAKLFSWIGATIFALGLILTGILLILRINVIQGLRQGFKLVKPWLAAAQAAYHRRKSAPQHRSKPDSAPLDPTSMTPASSETDQPVAETSTSTAPLETTTQAPETPAVQVASEQPAPEPDPVEPMPTITAGENEGDYQLPSVQLLQQIPPVDQTNEVATANHNSETLQETLSSFGIDAQVKHVSLGPSVTEYELEPAVGVKVSKIVNLSDDLALALAAKDIRIEAPIPGKSLIGIEVPNREVAMVSFREVFEHQSAQDRSNYLTVPLGKDVNGNVVSCNLTKMPHLLIAGSTGSGKSVAINGMLVSLLLKARPDQVKLMLIDPKRVELGVYNGIPHLLSPVVSDPKKAARALHKVVSEMESRYELFAKSGQRKIESYNQFVREQNEREGTNLIPLPYIVVVVDELADLMMTVSNEVESAIIRLAQMGRAAGVHMVLATQRPSVDVITGLIKANVPSRIAFAVSSGIDSRTILDANGAEKLLGRGDMLYQPIGQTRPNRVQGSFISDTDVETIVTAVKQEGQPEYDDNLIVTDSEMEAEAAEEDQDPLFDEALAFVVHEHKASTSMLQRRFRIGYNRAARIIDDFEQRGYVGPQRGSTPRTVYKQENDDQ; from the coding sequence ATGTTTAAACTAGGAATTGTGGGAATTGGTGTTGCTAATTTAACCCGCTTGGGGGTGGGGAACCTGTACCCAGTGGCCTTGTTAATTACAGCAGTTTTAAGTGTGCTTAGATTTTTAGAATTGCACCTTCCTCGTCTATCGGCACGTAGCTGGTTAGGTTTAATTTGTGTCAATCTAGGGGTACTAATGGGGGCTTCAATCCTGCAATTTAACGGGCTGGGTTTGCACGTCCAATTAATCCAGATTACCTGGGAAACCGTGCTGGGTGATTTAAGCACCGGTCGCGTGACTGGCGACGTTGGTGGTGGACTCCTAGGTGCCGGTCTATTGCTGGTTTTTGCCAAGCTTTTTTCCTGGATTGGAGCCACAATTTTTGCTCTAGGTTTAATCCTGACCGGAATTTTACTAATTCTCAGAATCAACGTAATCCAGGGATTACGCCAGGGTTTCAAACTGGTCAAACCTTGGTTAGCAGCGGCACAAGCAGCTTATCACCGCCGAAAATCAGCACCGCAGCACCGATCCAAACCGGATTCAGCACCGTTAGATCCGACTTCAATGACACCAGCGTCAAGTGAAACTGATCAACCTGTAGCAGAGACTTCTACTTCTACAGCACCGTTAGAAACAACCACGCAAGCTCCAGAGACACCAGCCGTGCAAGTGGCTAGTGAGCAACCGGCTCCAGAACCAGATCCGGTCGAACCGATGCCGACCATTACCGCAGGTGAAAATGAAGGCGATTATCAGCTGCCGTCTGTACAGTTGCTACAGCAAATCCCTCCGGTGGACCAAACGAATGAGGTGGCAACAGCCAACCATAATTCAGAAACCCTTCAAGAAACCTTGAGTAGTTTTGGAATTGATGCTCAAGTAAAACATGTGAGTTTGGGTCCATCTGTCACGGAATACGAATTAGAACCAGCAGTAGGTGTAAAGGTTAGTAAAATTGTGAATCTGAGTGACGACTTGGCATTGGCATTAGCAGCCAAAGACATTCGGATTGAGGCCCCGATTCCTGGAAAGTCGTTAATTGGGATTGAAGTGCCAAACCGCGAAGTGGCGATGGTTTCCTTTCGGGAGGTCTTTGAACATCAGTCAGCACAAGATCGCAGCAATTATCTGACGGTGCCACTGGGAAAAGACGTCAACGGGAACGTGGTGTCTTGTAACTTGACGAAGATGCCCCACCTGTTGATTGCCGGTTCCACGGGAAGTGGAAAATCGGTTGCTATTAACGGAATGTTGGTTAGCTTGCTACTCAAGGCGCGCCCCGACCAGGTTAAACTAATGCTGATTGACCCTAAACGGGTGGAATTGGGTGTCTATAACGGGATTCCGCATTTACTGTCTCCAGTAGTTTCTGATCCGAAAAAGGCGGCTCGGGCGTTGCATAAAGTCGTCAGTGAGATGGAATCTCGATATGAATTGTTTGCTAAGAGTGGTCAACGGAAAATTGAAAGCTATAATCAGTTTGTGAGGGAACAAAACGAACGGGAAGGGACCAATTTAATTCCCTTGCCATACATCGTAGTTGTAGTTGATGAACTGGCCGATTTAATGATGACCGTTTCAAACGAGGTTGAAAGTGCCATCATTCGTTTGGCCCAGATGGGACGGGCCGCAGGAGTTCACATGGTGCTTGCCACCCAACGACCATCGGTTGACGTCATTACTGGATTGATTAAGGCCAACGTTCCGTCCCGAATTGCATTTGCTGTTTCGAGTGGAATTGATTCGCGGACGATTTTGGATGCCAACGGCGCAGAAAAATTGCTCGGACGCGGAGACATGCTGTATCAGCCGATTGGGCAAACCAGGCCGAACCGAGTACAAGGATCGTTTATTTCGGATACAGATGTCGAAACGATTGTTACAGCCGTCAAACAGGAAGGCCAGCCCGAGTACGACGATAACTTGATAGTGACGGATTCAGAAATGGAAGCAGAAGCCGCTGAAGAAGATCAAGATCCACTTTTTGACGAGGCATTAGCGTTTGTAGTTCACGAACACAAGGCTAGTACCTCGATGCTACAACGACGTTTTCGCATCGGTTATAACCGGGCCGCACGTATTATTGATGATTTTGAGCAACGTGGTTACGTTGGACCACAACGGGGTAGTACGCCTCGGACGGTTTATAAGCAAGAGAATGACGATCAATAA
- a CDS encoding DUF4044 domain-containing protein → MVNLTKWKDKTTFQKILYVFVWIMIIVTLAGVILGSALTLFGG, encoded by the coding sequence GTGGTAAATTTGACAAAGTGGAAAGATAAAACAACCTTTCAAAAAATTCTGTACGTCTTCGTTTGGATTATGATTATTGTAACTCTGGCCGGAGTAATTTTGGGATCTGCTTTAACCCTTTTCGGTGGCTAA
- a CDS encoding DUF3397 family protein, with amino-acid sequence MHMVHVPGSISTLLQLQLVPLVIFLVVALLLSFLKRLSHQRFFTKLKVVDVWPFFAITMLPLLTIDAHGNTWLPLLLSVWFGSGALLLVIWFFKDGEILLKPFLIAWWRLGDLYWLACYVIALIYEIGFRL; translated from the coding sequence ATGCACATGGTTCATGTCCCTGGGTCAATTAGCACTTTATTACAATTACAACTAGTGCCCTTGGTGATTTTTTTAGTAGTGGCATTGTTGCTCAGTTTTTTGAAACGACTAAGTCACCAACGTTTTTTCACAAAGCTGAAAGTCGTTGATGTGTGGCCGTTCTTTGCCATTACGATGCTGCCATTGCTCACCATTGATGCCCACGGTAATACCTGGTTGCCGTTGCTACTCAGTGTTTGGTTTGGAAGTGGGGCACTCTTGCTTGTAATTTGGTTTTTCAAAGATGGTGAAATTCTTCTCAAACCATTTTTAATTGCTTGGTGGCGTTTGGGTGATTTGTACTGGCTAGCTTGTTATGTAATCGCCCTGATTTATGAAATTGGTTTTCGGCTCTAA
- the mraZ gene encoding division/cell wall cluster transcriptional repressor MraZ has product MLLGEYRHNVDTKGRLIIPAKFREQLGPKFMVTRGLDGCLFGYPQAEWEKVQTEINQLPFNKRDARTFARLFFSAATECELDKQGRINLPEPLLQYAHLQKQCVLAGVSSRFEIWDAEKWDNYNDQAQDDFNEIAENLLDF; this is encoded by the coding sequence TTGTTACTTGGTGAATATCGTCACAATGTTGACACAAAGGGCCGCCTCATTATTCCCGCTAAATTTCGCGAGCAACTGGGACCCAAATTCATGGTTACCCGAGGACTCGATGGCTGTTTGTTTGGTTATCCGCAGGCAGAATGGGAAAAGGTTCAGACGGAAATTAATCAATTACCGTTTAATAAACGGGATGCCCGGACTTTTGCTCGCCTCTTTTTTTCCGCCGCGACGGAATGCGAGCTTGATAAACAGGGGCGAATTAACCTGCCCGAGCCACTGCTTCAGTACGCTCATTTGCAAAAGCAGTGTGTGTTGGCGGGGGTTTCAAGTCGTTTTGAAATCTGGGATGCAGAAAAATGGGATAACTATAACGACCAAGCTCAGGATGATTTCAACGAAATCGCCGAAAACTTACTAGATTTTTAA